A genomic region of Streptomyces sp. R33 contains the following coding sequences:
- a CDS encoding hotdog fold domain-containing protein: protein MTDFETITVPARLCGYPGVAFGGYVAGVLATRAAAKTVRVDFRRPVPTDTPVRLAPTAEGGVRLVDGEHLLAAATPAEPAVEAPEAPSWEQARAAADAYRAAPPDGMVDCFGCGLHRTPATGLRLHCGRVPGSALVAAAWTPGPELGGADGLLPPELVWGALDCPGNAAGRLLDDRRAGAVTAALTARLLRPVPVGAGLVSYAWLLGTEGRKYRVGTALATAEGDLCAIGEALWVEPRAQAQPQAQP from the coding sequence ATGACCGACTTCGAGACGATCACGGTTCCGGCCCGCCTGTGCGGATATCCCGGGGTGGCCTTCGGCGGCTATGTGGCCGGGGTGCTGGCCACGCGGGCGGCTGCGAAGACCGTACGGGTGGACTTCCGCCGGCCGGTGCCCACGGACACCCCGGTCCGGCTCGCCCCGACCGCCGAAGGCGGCGTCCGGCTGGTGGACGGCGAGCACCTGCTGGCGGCGGCGACCCCCGCCGAGCCGGCCGTCGAGGCCCCCGAGGCGCCGTCCTGGGAGCAGGCGCGGGCCGCGGCCGACGCGTACCGGGCGGCTCCCCCGGACGGGATGGTCGACTGCTTCGGCTGCGGTCTGCACCGCACGCCCGCCACGGGCCTGCGCCTGCACTGCGGCCGGGTGCCCGGCAGCGCCCTGGTGGCCGCCGCCTGGACCCCCGGTCCCGAACTCGGCGGCGCGGACGGACTGCTGCCGCCCGAGCTGGTGTGGGGCGCGCTGGACTGCCCGGGCAACGCGGCTGGCCGACTGCTCGACGACCGCCGGGCCGGTGCGGTCACCGCCGCCCTGACCGCGCGGCTGCTGCGGCCGGTGCCGGTCGGCGCGGGCCTCGTCTCGTACGCCTGGCTGCTCGGCACCGAGGGCCGCAAGTACCGCGTGGGCACGGCCCTGGCCACCGCCGAAGGCGATCTGTGCGCGATCGGCGAGGCCCTGTGGGTGGAACCCCGCGCCCAGGCCCAGCCCCAGGCCCAGCCCTAG
- a CDS encoding DUF1707 and DUF4190 domain-containing protein — MAEQPWGQPYPVRPQQQSYGQPWQPAHTPQSAMRASHTDRDRTVDVLKAAFAEGRLSREEYGQRFDVAYKAQTYGQLAQLVADLPAGPMVAPFGAAVPVLPPAYGPGPGPLPMPVPPRPVNGMAITSLALGVLSLPTLGAAGLGAVITGHIAKAQIRARGDEGAGPATIGLVLGWLSLGGWVLLFVLAGFGVLD; from the coding sequence ATGGCCGAACAGCCGTGGGGGCAGCCGTACCCGGTCCGCCCGCAGCAGCAGTCGTACGGGCAGCCGTGGCAGCCCGCGCACACCCCGCAGTCCGCGATGCGCGCCTCGCACACCGACCGCGACCGGACGGTGGACGTGCTCAAGGCCGCCTTCGCGGAGGGCCGGCTCTCCCGCGAGGAGTACGGGCAGCGCTTCGACGTGGCGTACAAGGCGCAGACGTACGGGCAGCTCGCGCAGCTGGTCGCGGACCTGCCGGCCGGGCCGATGGTGGCCCCGTTCGGCGCTGCCGTACCGGTCCTGCCGCCCGCCTACGGGCCGGGGCCGGGGCCGCTGCCCATGCCCGTGCCGCCCCGCCCGGTCAACGGGATGGCGATCACCTCGCTCGCGCTGGGCGTGCTCAGCCTGCCGACGCTCGGCGCCGCCGGCCTGGGCGCCGTGATCACCGGCCACATCGCCAAGGCGCAGATCCGCGCCCGCGGAGACGAGGGCGCCGGGCCCGCGACGATCGGCCTGGTGCTCGGCTGGCTTTCGCTGGGCGGCTGGGTGCTGCTCTTCGTGCTCGCCGGCTTCGGGGTCCTCGACTGA
- a CDS encoding DUF2142 domain-containing protein — MISALTRLADWSARTPKRLWAIAFALFFTLAASWSAATPLGGSPDEHAHFIRAAAVARGQIGGPEVMVPHMVAGIEGKFAETGVQLPEWYKQLPKQHECYAWHEEKSASCAPEIGHSEKTVQVTTAAGRYHPAYYLATGWPSLLVKGPHGLYLMRLMSAVLCSALLAGAVVTAAEWRRRRSVALLGVFTAATPMTLYMAGMVNPSGGEIAAGILVWTALLSILMSPDARLLNRRLARVGVGGLVLINIRPLGLIWFAGAVFFGLLLAHRGVLRSVLRRKALWVWTVLLGAATAGALLWARAHPDHSVINTPKTLTAKEAARQTFGNAETYVHQMLGYFGWLDTPAPAFTWLVWLGVIAVLTALGLAYGRLREAVALIGMLVAIVVVPVVAQASQAEQLGMVWQGRYLLPFAVGLPLMAVLICASRAPEQGFPWRRLVGFGAAGLALANAAAFFWTLRRFAVGTSGSWVPFSAHWVPPGGWVLWTGVYTAAAFALVLPALVRDREPAPAQDPAQRNDGTRSGRHSKVPAIG, encoded by the coding sequence ATGATCTCCGCACTGACGCGCCTGGCCGACTGGTCGGCCCGGACCCCCAAGCGGCTCTGGGCCATCGCCTTCGCGCTGTTCTTCACGCTCGCGGCCTCCTGGTCGGCAGCCACCCCGCTCGGCGGTTCCCCCGACGAGCACGCCCACTTCATCCGCGCGGCCGCCGTCGCCCGGGGCCAGATCGGCGGCCCCGAGGTGATGGTCCCGCACATGGTGGCGGGCATCGAGGGCAAGTTCGCCGAGACCGGGGTGCAGCTCCCGGAGTGGTACAAGCAGCTCCCCAAGCAGCACGAGTGCTACGCCTGGCACGAGGAGAAGTCCGCTTCCTGCGCCCCCGAGATCGGGCACTCCGAGAAGACCGTCCAGGTCACCACCGCGGCGGGCCGCTACCACCCGGCCTACTACCTGGCGACCGGCTGGCCGAGCCTGCTGGTCAAGGGGCCGCACGGGCTGTACCTGATGCGGCTGATGTCGGCCGTGCTCTGCTCGGCGCTGCTGGCCGGCGCCGTGGTCACCGCCGCAGAGTGGCGGCGCCGGCGCTCGGTGGCCCTGCTCGGCGTGTTCACCGCGGCCACGCCGATGACCTTGTACATGGCCGGCATGGTCAACCCCAGCGGCGGGGAGATCGCCGCCGGCATCCTCGTGTGGACCGCCCTGCTGTCGATCCTGATGTCACCCGACGCACGGCTGCTGAACCGGCGGCTGGCCCGGGTCGGCGTCGGCGGGCTCGTGCTGATCAACATCCGCCCGCTCGGGCTGATCTGGTTCGCGGGCGCGGTCTTCTTCGGCCTGCTGCTCGCGCACCGCGGCGTCCTGCGCTCGGTGCTGCGCCGCAAGGCCCTGTGGGTCTGGACGGTGCTGCTCGGCGCGGCCACGGCCGGTGCGCTGCTCTGGGCCCGGGCGCACCCCGATCACTCGGTGATCAACACGCCCAAGACGCTCACCGCCAAGGAAGCCGCCCGGCAGACCTTCGGCAACGCCGAGACGTACGTCCACCAGATGCTCGGCTACTTCGGCTGGCTGGACACCCCCGCACCTGCCTTCACCTGGCTGGTCTGGCTCGGCGTGATCGCGGTGCTCACCGCGCTGGGGCTGGCGTACGGCCGGCTGCGCGAGGCGGTGGCGCTGATCGGCATGCTGGTGGCGATCGTGGTGGTGCCGGTGGTCGCCCAGGCCTCCCAGGCGGAGCAGCTCGGCATGGTCTGGCAGGGCCGCTACCTGCTGCCGTTCGCCGTCGGCCTGCCGCTGATGGCGGTGCTGATCTGCGCGAGCCGGGCCCCCGAGCAGGGGTTCCCGTGGCGCAGGCTGGTCGGCTTCGGCGCGGCCGGGCTCGCGCTGGCGAACGCTGCGGCGTTCTTCTGGACGCTGCGGCGCTTCGCGGTCGGCACCAGCGGTTCCTGGGTGCCGTTCTCGGCGCACTGGGTCCCGCCCGGCGGCTGGGTGCTGTGGACCGGCGTGTACACGGCGGCGGCGTTCGCCCTGGTGCTGCCGGCACTGGTGCGGGACCGCGAGCCGGCTCCGGCGCAGGATCCCGCGCAGCGGAACGACGGCACGCGCTCCGGACGGCACTCGAAGGTGCCGGCGATCGGCTGA
- a CDS encoding carbon-nitrogen hydrolase family protein: protein MKIAAAQLTCIPADIPANTERSLALAAEAREQGAELVVFPEFTLTGYELAAMAADPGLWMADADDPRLDPLRSAGIAVAVNVALRTGGPLPAIATLVYGADGRHVTTYAKQHLYGHEQDGFAAGEGQGRFELGGIRFSLGVCYDNHFAQLTGSAAADGCRVHLASSLYGTGDGIRERATVYPGIAEEHGLYVVLGNHVGPAGPWTGCGRAAVWAPGGELLAEADDRTPSVVTAEVGA from the coding sequence GTGAAGATCGCCGCAGCCCAGCTCACCTGCATCCCGGCCGACATACCCGCCAACACGGAGCGGAGCCTCGCCCTCGCCGCCGAGGCCCGGGAGCAGGGCGCCGAGCTCGTCGTCTTCCCCGAGTTCACGCTCACCGGCTACGAGCTGGCGGCCATGGCCGCCGATCCAGGCCTGTGGATGGCGGACGCCGACGACCCCCGCCTGGATCCGCTGCGCTCCGCCGGCATCGCCGTCGCCGTCAATGTCGCGCTGCGCACCGGCGGGCCGCTGCCCGCCATCGCGACCCTGGTCTACGGGGCGGACGGCCGGCACGTGACGACGTACGCCAAGCAGCACCTGTACGGGCACGAGCAGGACGGCTTCGCCGCCGGCGAGGGCCAGGGCCGCTTCGAGCTCGGCGGGATCCGCTTCTCCCTCGGCGTCTGCTACGACAACCACTTCGCGCAGCTCACCGGCAGCGCGGCGGCGGACGGCTGCCGGGTGCACCTGGCCAGCTCCCTGTACGGGACGGGCGACGGGATCCGGGAGCGGGCCACCGTGTACCCCGGGATCGCCGAGGAGCACGGCCTGTACGTCGTCCTCGGCAACCACGTCGGACCGGCGGGCCCGTGGACCGGCTGCGGCCGCGCCGCGGTCTGGGCCCCGGGCGGCGAGCTGCTGGCCGAGGCGGACGACCGTACGCCCTCGGTGGTGACGGCCGAGGTCGGCGCCTGA
- a CDS encoding TetR/AcrR family transcriptional regulator, whose translation MARARSEERRGDIVRAAVEVIAERGYRGASLGAVAERVGLTQQGLLHYFPTKEALLVAVLEERDRWDTGGGSRASAGAWRLDLLASLVEYNAMRPGIVQTFSALLGESVTDGHPAREFFTERYAQVRAEMTQVLRAEFGDRLPSGLTPEQAAPLLTAVMDGLQYQWLLAPEAVDMPAAFRSFLTLLRGPEAG comes from the coding sequence ATGGCCAGGGCGAGGAGCGAGGAGCGGCGCGGCGACATCGTGCGCGCGGCGGTCGAGGTGATCGCGGAGCGCGGCTACCGCGGTGCGTCACTGGGCGCGGTGGCGGAGCGCGTCGGCCTGACCCAGCAGGGGCTGCTGCACTACTTCCCGACCAAGGAGGCGCTGCTGGTCGCGGTGCTGGAGGAGCGCGACCGCTGGGACACCGGCGGCGGCTCGCGCGCCTCGGCCGGCGCCTGGCGCCTGGACCTGCTGGCCTCGCTGGTCGAGTACAACGCCATGCGCCCAGGGATCGTGCAGACCTTCTCGGCGCTGCTGGGCGAGAGCGTCACCGACGGGCATCCGGCGCGGGAGTTCTTCACCGAGCGCTACGCCCAGGTGCGCGCCGAGATGACGCAGGTGCTGCGCGCCGAGTTCGGCGACCGGCTCCCCTCGGGCCTCACCCCGGAGCAGGCGGCCCCGCTGCTGACCGCCGTCATGGACGGCCTCCAGTACCAGTGGCTGCTCGCGCCCGAAGCGGTGGACATGCCGGCCGCCTTCCGCTCGTTCCTGACCCTGCTGCGGGGGCCGGAAGCGGGCTGA
- a CDS encoding beta-glucosidase produces MHPHSRNARTRTHAPARTQRGGTAVTDADQVRNDAVEAALGKLDLDTKARLLAGQDMWSLPAVPGIGLESLVMSDGPIGVRGVRWTADDPSIALPSPTALAAAWDPALARRAGRLLAQEARRKGVHVLLAPTVNLHRSPLGGRHFECYSEDPYLTGAIGTGYVNGVQDGGVGTTVKHFVGNDAETERFTVDSVIAPRPLRELYLAPFEAIVANAHPWGIMTAYNQVNGTTMTEHRHLVNEVLRGEWGFDGYNVSDWMAARSTTGDILGGLDVAMPGPQTVYGPALAEAVRVGEVPESAVDEAVRNVLRLAARVGILAGAPAAVAETPAAIDGQGLAREIAARGFVLVRNETVSGAKRALPLDAAPGRTVALIGAAARDARVLGGGSATVFPERIVSPLDGLSAALPEGALTFAVGADPSEEAAPADQGFELRAICRDASGAVLGEGSLPTGQVQWIGEDLPAGATYETMASIEVTGTFVPRESGEHTFGTRGLGAFTLAVGGETRWEGVQAMGDEADPFEAFFGAPSERARVDLTEGEAVEVSLTFQVPDTTTLPLKAIMFSLLHLGPRRDADELIAEAVAAARAADTAVVVVATTERVESEGFDRRDLALPGRQDDLVRAVAAANRNTVVVVNAGSPVELPWRDEVAAVLLTWFPGQEGGAALADVLLGDAEPGGRLPTTWPERFADAPVTEVVPTDGRLEYREGLFIGYRAYEAQGIAPAFPFGHGLGYTDWAYESLEVTGSTARVRVTNTGTRPGREVVQLYVAPVDTASDREPSRAVERPASWLAAFAGVEAGPGESVEAEIALPARAFEIWDEETRGWQRIGGAYEVRASHAHGDTRLTATLEI; encoded by the coding sequence ATGCACCCGCACTCACGCAACGCACGCACCCGCACGCACGCACCCGCACGCACTCAACGAGGAGGCACGGCCGTGACCGATGCCGATCAGGTCCGCAACGACGCCGTCGAGGCGGCGCTCGGCAAACTCGACCTCGACACCAAGGCCCGGCTCCTGGCCGGCCAGGACATGTGGTCCCTGCCCGCCGTCCCCGGGATCGGGCTCGAGTCCCTCGTCATGTCCGACGGCCCCATCGGCGTCCGCGGCGTGCGCTGGACCGCCGACGACCCCTCGATCGCCCTGCCCTCCCCGACCGCGCTCGCCGCCGCCTGGGACCCCGCGCTCGCCCGCCGCGCCGGCCGCCTCCTCGCCCAGGAGGCCCGCCGCAAGGGCGTCCACGTCCTCCTCGCCCCCACCGTCAACCTCCACCGCTCCCCGCTCGGCGGCCGGCACTTCGAGTGCTACTCCGAGGACCCGTACCTCACCGGCGCCATCGGCACCGGCTACGTGAACGGCGTCCAGGACGGCGGCGTCGGCACCACCGTCAAGCACTTCGTCGGCAACGACGCCGAGACCGAGCGGTTCACCGTGGACAGCGTCATCGCCCCGCGCCCGCTGCGCGAGCTGTACCTGGCTCCCTTCGAGGCCATCGTCGCGAACGCCCACCCCTGGGGCATCATGACGGCGTACAACCAGGTCAACGGCACGACGATGACCGAGCACCGCCACCTCGTGAACGAAGTCCTGCGCGGCGAATGGGGCTTCGACGGGTACAACGTCTCTGACTGGATGGCCGCCCGCTCCACCACCGGCGACATCCTCGGCGGCCTCGACGTGGCCATGCCCGGCCCGCAGACCGTCTACGGACCGGCCCTCGCCGAGGCCGTCCGGGTCGGCGAGGTCCCCGAGTCCGCCGTGGACGAGGCCGTGCGCAACGTACTGCGCCTCGCCGCCCGCGTCGGGATCCTGGCGGGCGCCCCCGCCGCCGTCGCCGAGACCCCGGCCGCCATCGACGGCCAGGGGCTGGCCCGGGAGATAGCCGCCCGCGGCTTCGTCCTCGTCCGCAACGAGACCGTCTCCGGCGCGAAGCGTGCCCTGCCGCTGGACGCCGCCCCCGGCCGCACGGTCGCCCTGATCGGGGCCGCCGCCCGCGACGCCCGCGTCCTCGGCGGCGGTTCGGCCACCGTCTTCCCCGAGCGGATCGTCTCGCCGCTCGACGGGCTGAGCGCCGCCCTCCCGGAAGGGGCCCTGACCTTCGCCGTCGGCGCCGACCCCAGCGAGGAAGCCGCCCCCGCCGACCAGGGCTTCGAGCTCCGCGCGATCTGCCGCGACGCCTCCGGCGCCGTCCTCGGCGAGGGCAGCCTGCCGACCGGCCAGGTCCAGTGGATCGGCGAGGACCTGCCCGCGGGCGCCACGTACGAGACCATGGCCAGCATCGAGGTCACCGGTACGTTCGTGCCGCGCGAGAGCGGCGAGCACACCTTCGGCACCCGCGGACTCGGCGCCTTCACCCTCGCCGTCGGAGGCGAGACCCGGTGGGAGGGCGTCCAGGCGATGGGCGACGAGGCCGACCCGTTCGAGGCCTTCTTCGGCGCCCCCAGCGAGCGCGCCCGCGTCGATCTCACCGAGGGCGAGGCCGTCGAGGTCTCGCTGACCTTCCAGGTCCCCGACACGACCACGCTGCCGCTCAAGGCGATCATGTTCTCGCTGCTCCACCTCGGCCCGCGGCGCGACGCCGACGAGCTGATCGCCGAGGCCGTGGCCGCCGCCCGCGCCGCCGACACCGCCGTCGTGGTCGTCGCCACCACCGAGCGCGTGGAGTCCGAGGGCTTCGACCGGCGGGACCTCGCCCTGCCGGGCCGCCAGGACGACCTCGTGCGCGCCGTCGCCGCCGCCAATCGGAACACCGTGGTCGTCGTCAACGCCGGGTCCCCGGTGGAACTGCCGTGGCGGGACGAGGTGGCCGCCGTGCTCCTGACCTGGTTCCCCGGCCAGGAGGGCGGGGCCGCGCTGGCCGACGTACTCCTCGGGGACGCGGAGCCGGGCGGGCGGCTGCCCACCACCTGGCCCGAGCGGTTCGCCGACGCGCCCGTCACCGAGGTCGTCCCGACCGACGGCCGGCTGGAGTATCGCGAGGGGCTCTTCATCGGCTACCGGGCGTACGAGGCCCAGGGCATCGCCCCCGCCTTCCCGTTCGGGCACGGCCTCGGCTACACCGACTGGGCGTACGAGTCCCTCGAGGTCACCGGCAGTACGGCCCGGGTCCGCGTCACCAACACCGGCACCCGGCCCGGCCGTGAGGTCGTCCAGCTCTACGTCGCTCCCGTCGACACGGCGTCCGACCGCGAGCCAAGCAGGGCCGTGGAGCGTCCGGCGAGCTGGCTGGCCGCCTTCGCGGGCGTCGAGGCGGGCCCCGGGGAGAGCGTCGAGGCCGAGATCGCCCTGCCCGCCCGGGCCTTCGAGATCTGGGACGAGGAGACCCGCGGCTGGCAGCGGATCGGCGGCGCGTACGAGGTCCGCGCAAGCCACGCGCACGGCGACACGCGGCTGACGGCGACCCTGGAGATCTAA
- a CDS encoding SGNH/GDSL hydrolase family protein, with protein sequence MCTTALRRRARRTLAGAGTATVLLAAALTGCQSGGSATEGERGAQAGPRWNTAPASIAAVGDSITRGFDACSVLADCPEVSWATGNDPAVRSLAARLLGEAEVPARSWNYAVTGSRMADLAGQLASAAEHKPDLVTVMVGSNDACRPTASSMTPVAEFRAGFEKALAGLRAASPASQVYVSSVPDLQRLWEQGKDAPMVRQIWKLGICQSMLADPLSVATGATARREQVRARVVEYNEVLREVCKKDALCRYDGGAVFQYPFAAEQLSHWDWFHPGKDGQARLAELAHRQVTAAEPPR encoded by the coding sequence ATGTGCACCACCGCCCTGCGCCGCCGCGCGCGCCGGACTCTCGCGGGCGCGGGCACGGCGACGGTCCTCCTGGCCGCGGCGCTGACCGGGTGTCAGTCGGGCGGGTCGGCCACGGAGGGTGAGCGGGGAGCGCAGGCCGGTCCGCGCTGGAACACCGCGCCCGCATCGATCGCCGCCGTCGGCGACTCCATCACCAGGGGTTTCGACGCCTGTTCGGTGCTGGCTGACTGCCCGGAGGTCTCCTGGGCCACCGGCAACGACCCCGCCGTCCGCTCCCTCGCCGCCCGGCTGCTCGGGGAGGCCGAGGTGCCGGCGCGCAGCTGGAACTACGCGGTGACGGGCTCGCGGATGGCGGATCTGGCAGGTCAGCTGGCCTCGGCCGCGGAGCACAAGCCCGACCTGGTCACGGTGATGGTGGGCTCCAACGACGCCTGCCGCCCGACGGCTTCGTCGATGACGCCGGTGGCGGAGTTCCGGGCCGGTTTCGAGAAGGCCCTCGCCGGCCTGCGCGCGGCCTCCCCCGCCTCCCAGGTGTACGTCTCCAGCGTGCCGGACCTCCAGCGGCTGTGGGAGCAGGGCAAGGACGCCCCGATGGTGCGGCAGATCTGGAAGCTGGGGATCTGTCAGTCGATGCTCGCGGACCCGCTGTCGGTGGCCACCGGGGCGACGGCCCGGCGCGAGCAGGTGCGGGCGCGGGTGGTCGAGTACAACGAGGTGCTCCGCGAGGTCTGCAAGAAGGACGCCCTGTGCCGCTACGACGGCGGCGCGGTGTTCCAGTACCCCTTTGCCGCGGAGCAGTTGAGCCACTGGGACTGGTTCCACCCGGGCAAGGACGGCCAGGCGCGGCTCGCGGAGCTGGCGCACCGCCAGGTGACGGCGGCCGAGCCGCCGCGCTGA
- a CDS encoding DUF3145 domain-containing protein, which produces MTTRGVLYVHSAPRALCPHVEWAVAGVLGVRVNLDWIRQPASPGTWRAEFSWQAEAGTASKLASALRGWHLLRFEVTAEPCPTAEGERYSSTPELGIFHAVTGMHGDILIPEDRLRAALARSARGETDLEAEIAKLLGKPWDDELEPFRYAGEGAPVRWLHQVV; this is translated from the coding sequence GTGACGACACGTGGAGTTCTGTACGTGCATTCCGCACCGCGCGCGCTCTGCCCGCACGTGGAATGGGCTGTTGCGGGCGTGCTCGGGGTGCGGGTGAACCTCGACTGGATCAGGCAGCCCGCCTCCCCCGGCACCTGGAGAGCCGAGTTCTCCTGGCAGGCCGAAGCGGGCACCGCGTCGAAGCTCGCCTCCGCGCTGCGCGGCTGGCACCTGCTGCGCTTCGAGGTGACCGCGGAACCCTGCCCGACCGCCGAGGGCGAGCGCTACAGCTCCACCCCGGAGCTCGGCATCTTCCACGCCGTCACCGGCATGCACGGCGACATCCTGATCCCCGAGGACCGGCTGCGCGCCGCCCTCGCCCGGTCCGCGCGCGGCGAGACCGACCTGGAAGCGGAGATCGCCAAACTGCTCGGCAAGCCCTGGGACGACGAGCTGGAGCCCTTCCGCTACGCGGGCGAGGGCGCCCCGGTCCGCTGGCTCCACCAGGTGGTCTAG
- the fabF gene encoding beta-ketoacyl-ACP synthase II, producing the protein MSPTNRTVVVTGIGATTPLGGDSASTWEGLLAGRSGVKPLEGERFAELPVRIAAPVAVDPSEVLPRPLARKLDRSAQFAVIAAREAWADAGYTAPAGEDAAIAPERLGTVIASGIGGVTTLLDQYDVLKEKGVRRVSPHTVPMLMPNGPSANVGLEVNAQAGVHTPVSACASGAEAIGYAVEMIRTGRADVVVAGGTEAAIHPLPIAAFANMMAMSKNNENPQQASRPYDKARDGFVLGEGAGVVVLESAEHAAARGARVYCEVLGQGLSADSHHIAQPEPTGRGVAAAVQNLLDNTGLDPAELVHVNAHATSTPQGDTAELKALRKVLGDDLDHIAISATKSMTGHLLGGAGGIETVATVLALYHRIAPATINVDELDEGIDADIVVGEPRKLPADGPISAINNSFGFGGHNVTLAFRTV; encoded by the coding sequence GTGAGCCCGACCAATCGCACCGTGGTCGTCACCGGTATCGGCGCAACCACTCCGCTGGGTGGCGACAGCGCTTCGACCTGGGAAGGTCTGCTCGCCGGTCGTTCCGGCGTCAAGCCCCTCGAGGGCGAGCGCTTCGCCGAACTCCCGGTCCGTATCGCCGCCCCGGTCGCCGTGGACCCGAGCGAGGTCCTGCCGCGCCCGCTGGCCCGCAAGCTGGACCGGTCGGCCCAGTTCGCCGTCATCGCCGCCCGTGAGGCCTGGGCGGATGCCGGCTACACCGCCCCGGCGGGCGAGGACGCGGCCATCGCGCCCGAGCGCCTGGGCACCGTGATCGCCTCCGGTATCGGCGGCGTCACCACCCTGCTCGACCAGTACGACGTACTGAAGGAAAAGGGTGTGCGCCGGGTCTCCCCGCACACCGTCCCCATGCTCATGCCGAACGGCCCGTCGGCCAACGTCGGCCTGGAGGTCAACGCCCAGGCGGGCGTGCACACTCCGGTCAGCGCGTGCGCCTCGGGCGCCGAGGCCATCGGCTACGCCGTCGAGATGATCCGTACCGGCCGCGCCGACGTGGTCGTCGCGGGCGGCACCGAGGCGGCGATCCACCCGCTGCCGATCGCCGCGTTCGCCAACATGATGGCGATGTCCAAGAACAACGAGAACCCCCAGCAGGCCTCCCGCCCGTACGACAAGGCCCGCGACGGCTTCGTCCTCGGCGAGGGCGCGGGCGTCGTCGTCCTGGAGTCCGCCGAGCACGCCGCCGCGCGCGGCGCCCGGGTCTACTGCGAGGTGCTGGGCCAGGGCCTGTCCGCGGACAGCCACCACATCGCGCAGCCGGAGCCGACCGGCCGCGGTGTCGCGGCCGCGGTGCAGAACCTGCTCGACAACACGGGTCTCGACCCGGCCGAGCTGGTCCACGTCAACGCGCACGCCACGTCCACCCCGCAGGGTGACACGGCCGAGCTGAAGGCCCTGCGCAAGGTCCTGGGCGACGACCTCGACCACATCGCGATCTCCGCGACCAAGTCGATGACCGGTCACCTGCTGGGCGGCGCCGGCGGTATCGAGACCGTCGCGACCGTGCTCGCGCTGTACCACCGGATCGCCCCGGCGACCATCAACGTCGACGAGCTCGACGAGGGCATCGACGCGGACATCGTCGTGGGCGAGCCGCGCAAGCTGCCGGCCGACGGCCCGATCTCCGCGATCAACAACTCGTTCGGCTTCGGCGGCCACAACGTGACGCTCGCGTTCCGTACTGTTTAG
- a CDS encoding acyl carrier protein: MAATQEEIIEGLAEIVNEIAGIPVEDVESEKSFTDDLDVDSLSMVEVVVAAEERFDVKIPDEDVKNLKTVGDAADYILKHQA, encoded by the coding sequence ATGGCCGCCACGCAGGAAGAGATCATCGAGGGTCTCGCGGAGATCGTCAACGAGATCGCCGGCATCCCCGTCGAGGACGTCGAGTCCGAGAAGTCCTTCACCGACGACCTGGACGTCGACTCGCTCTCCATGGTCGAGGTCGTCGTCGCCGCCGAAGAGCGCTTCGACGTCAAGATCCCGGACGAGGACGTCAAGAACCTCAAGACGGTCGGCGACGCCGCGGACTACATCCTGAAGCACCAGGCCTGA
- a CDS encoding ketoacyl-ACP synthase III — protein sequence MSKIKPAKGSPYARILGVGGYRPTRVVSNEVILETIDSSDEWIRSRSGIATRHWASPQETVAAMSVEASGKALADAGVSPEQIGAVIVSTVSHFKQTPAVATEIAHRVGAVKPAAFDISAGCAGFGYGLTLAKGLVVEGSAQYVLVIGVERLSDLTDLEDRATAFLFGDGAGAVVVGPSDEPAIGPTVWGSEGDKSETIKQTVPWDEYLGKDGGEKFPAITQEGQAVFRWAVFEMAKVAQQALDAAGITAEDLDVFIPHQANMRIIDSMVKTLKLPEHVTVARDVETTGNTSAASIPLAMERLLATGAAKSGDTALVIGFGAGLVYAATVVTLP from the coding sequence ATGTCGAAGATCAAGCCTGCCAAGGGCTCCCCGTACGCCCGCATCCTCGGCGTCGGTGGCTACCGCCCGACCCGCGTGGTCTCCAACGAGGTCATCCTCGAGACGATCGACTCGTCGGACGAGTGGATCCGCTCCCGCTCCGGCATCGCGACCCGGCACTGGGCCTCGCCCCAGGAGACGGTCGCCGCGATGTCGGTGGAGGCCTCCGGCAAGGCACTGGCCGATGCGGGCGTCTCGCCGGAGCAGATCGGTGCCGTGATCGTCTCGACGGTCTCGCACTTCAAGCAGACCCCGGCCGTGGCGACCGAGATCGCGCACCGGGTCGGAGCGGTCAAGCCCGCCGCGTTCGACATCTCCGCGGGCTGCGCCGGCTTCGGGTACGGACTGACGCTCGCCAAGGGCCTCGTGGTGGAAGGTTCCGCCCAGTACGTCCTCGTCATCGGCGTGGAGCGGCTGTCGGACCTGACCGACCTGGAGGACCGCGCGACGGCCTTCCTGTTCGGCGACGGCGCCGGCGCCGTGGTCGTCGGCCCCTCGGACGAGCCGGCCATAGGCCCCACGGTGTGGGGTTCGGAGGGCGACAAGTCCGAGACCATCAAGCAGACCGTGCCGTGGGACGAATACCTCGGCAAGGACGGCGGCGAGAAGTTCCCGGCCATCACGCAGGAGGGCCAGGCGGTCTTCCGCTGGGCCGTCTTCGAGATGGCCAAGGTGGCCCAGCAGGCGCTCGACGCGGCCGGGATCACCGCGGAGGACCTGGACGTCTTCATCCCGCACCAGGCAAACATGCGGATCATCGACTCGATGGTGAAGACTCTGAAGCTGCCGGAGCACGTCACGGTCGCCCGTGACGTGGAGACCACCGGCAACACGTCGGCCGCCTCGATCCCGCTCGCTATGGAGCGGCTCCTGGCGACCGGAGCGGCGAAGAGCGGCGACACCGCGCTCGTCATCGGCTTCGGGGCGGGACTCGTCTACGCCGCGACGGTCGTTACCCTCCCCTAG